The genome window GCTAAGTAAGTGTTGCCGGTTATGAAAACTGTTTTGATTCGCTCCAATTCAAGACGGCGAGCTTGTTCTAAGGCTACAATTGTTTTACCACTGCCTGGAATTCCCAAAACAATTGTACGAGAGAATTTTTTTCTCCGAGACAAGAGTTCAAATTGTTCATGTGTAAGTGCAATCAATTTCTTTTGTTGGGAATTTAGACGTGAGTCGAAGTCTTCAACAAAGTTTAGGTTGACTTGGATTATCTCGTTTACATTTTTCATCTGTTCTTGACTGAGAGGAGGTAGGTTGGGATCTTCTAGATCTTTGATAATTTCTCGCATGGTAAGGTTTTTATTTTTTAATTTGGATTTACCTACAAAAAATTCCTTCTCTTTGTCAGGAACTGGAAAGTCCGATGGATCATTCTTTAGAAAAAATATACAAGATTTAAAATAGGCATCGGGAACAGGATCTTCAAACGAATTGTGATTATTTAGAAATTCTCCAAGAATTTTTCTTCCTGATCGAATCTGATCAACAGGGCCTTTATAGGGTTTATTTTCTTGCTCTTCCCAATTCTTACTTCTTCGGTTGTAAAACTTCCAAGTAGAATCTCGATATCTCCATTTTCCATTTTTCAATTCTATGCAAAGAATCAATTTGGGAGTTACGACTATGAAGTCAATTTCTCGCATAGGAACATCTGGAGTTATAAATTTTACAGAATAATAGACTATTGCTTCACGACCCATTTCTTTTTTGAATCTGGCATGAAAGACGGACTCATTTGAGAAGTCCTTAGTATTCTTGGGATAATATTCTGGAAAAATCATATCTACTTATAAAATTCCTTCTTAATTTGAATAGTCTTTTCATTGACTGTCTATATCCACATAGCATTTTGATTATATGATTATGGATCGCAATTTTCAAAATTTTCAATATCAATTAATTCCAATCATTTGCATGGTTTTTATTTCGATGTCATGTGCATCTGGAAATTTATTTCTAAAGATTGAAGAGAACAGTAGCGGAAGCCTTCAATTCCTTCGCAAGGAGATCAACGATCGTAAATCAATATCTCCTAATTTTATCAAAGGTGGAAAGGGAGAAGAATTGGATTTTCAAATTACCTCTCTAGATGTAAAATTTTCGGAGATCCAAAATTTGGGAATGGATGGATCTGATTTTATTTGGATCGAGAAATTTGAAAATGGAAAAAACCACTATTGCCTACTTTTTACATTGGATACTTCCAAGGATTCTGCTTGGTTTAAATATTTCAACATATCCTCTGTTAGTTTAAAGAAGTTCCAAAATGAAGCGATGAGTCGTGACGATCTTGCACGTTTCAATAATCTGACCGATCATGTTGTCTGGGAGATATCGCTTCCGGGTGAGATAATTTCGGTAAAAGACTACGAACCTTTAGGACCCGATTGGTGGATTTCGATCCAGAGTGGGCGTAAAGCAATCTTGAAAATCCCAGCAATTGATATTCTGAACAGTCGCAGAAAGTTTTCCACATATGAGGTTTGTTCTTCCGTGAGACATAAGTCGAATTAGGAAGAAGATAAAGTTTAAAGTTTTATCCAGATTCTTCGATCTTCTACACAGGTAGAGAAAATGAATCTGGGACATATTTCAACAAAACATCAAGAGGATAATTACAAAATCCTAAACGAAGTGTCCGCAGCTGCGGAAATCGAGAATTTGCCCCTCCGACGTGAGGAATCTCCATTTCTTCAAATTCTTACAAGCAATAGAAAAGAGTCATTTGATCCTTTGAGTTCACAATTCGATACCTTGAAGAACGCAACCAAGGCTCAATTAAACCAAGAGACCGCATGGAAGCCACTTTCATCTGGATCCGATGATCCATATTCCTTTGAGGCAAGGCAAGCGGCGAACACATCGTACGGAAATAATTATTCTTCTTATGAACCGATAGGCAAGAGTGCAGATAATTCCACTCTATCCAACGATATTGCAAATGATTACCCTGGATATAAGTCCAGTGATTCCAATAATGAGATAGTTGATTCCGAAGACTGGAATGCCTCCTTGGAGAACGAAAAAGTTGATGAAAATTCTGATTCAGAATCTTTTACAACTCAGGATAAATCTGAATCTACAAAAAATACCATTGGTGCTTCTGATAAAGAAATCAATGAAGAGAGCGCAATGGAAGTCCAAGGCGGAAATACCGACATTTCTTGGATGTCGATGATTTTGAATTCATTGGGAATCAAAAATTCTGGGTCCGAATCTTCGCAAAAACAAACTACTTCTGACTCTGAAATAAAAATCGAAACTTCGAAACTCGATTCCGAATCGCAAAAAAAATCAAATGCTAATTTGGAAAAAAATTCTCAAGAAGAAAAACTCGCAACCAATAAAGAAGTCTCAAACGAATTGAAATCTTTTGAGAAAAAGATTCTAACATCCAGTGATCTAATGGAAAAAATCCAAAGAAGCAAAGAGATGATATCTTCTAAATCCAAATCAGAAAAAAATGATGTTGATTCCAAGGATTCTATAGCTTTGCAATCTAAAGAAATTTTGTCCCAAGACTTGGATGAGAAAACAAATTCTTCAAAAATAAAACAAGATAAGAATGCGCAATCGAATCCAAATTCTATAATCAAGAATGAGAACCTAACTGAAAATTCTGATAAAAATGTCTCCGACGGGAAATCATCGCAAGCAAGAAACATTTTGACCAATGAGAAAGATAACAAGAACATTGCAGATCGTCCGGAGAGATTAGAGTTCACAAAAGAAGTGAACAAATGGGATATCCAAAAAGAAAAAAACATTCAATCTGAGAAATCTTCAGCCAACACAAATAATTTAAAAGATGGTTTGGAATCTATAACAAATTCACAGACATCAAGTAAAGGTGATGGTAACCGTGATGATTCTAATTTTCAACAGAAATCTGATTTTATGAAAACCATGCTTTCTAAAAAAGCGGACGAATCGAATCCATTAGCGGAAAGGTTCTCTAAAGATGAAATCAAAGAGAATATGAATCGATTGGTTGAGAAAGCAAAAATCCAAATCATTAGTCAAGGCAAAAGCCAGGCAGAAATTCGAATGAATCCTCAAGATTTGGGAAGAATGATTTTGAAAATCAATGTGAACCAAGATAAAGTTGAAGGAAGAATCTTAGTGGATTCGGAAGCAGTGAAGGCCGCACTTCAATCTGATATGAGCGGTCTCAAAGAAGAATTGAGAAATCAAGGTTTGAATTTACTATCACTTAGCATTGATGTGGATTTGGGTTCTCAAGCAGATTTTGGTGGCAATAAAGAAGCCATGAAGTTTGGAGAAGAATGGATTCGTAAGTCGAATGAAGAGAAGATTGAATTGTATGAACCAAATGCACGTTATGTGGACCCGAATTCTTTACTGGATATAGTAGCTTAGGATATTAAAATGCCAAACGTTGAATCAGCTAGAAACCAATATCTAAATTCTGATAGAAATATCAATATTCAAGACCATTTGAATAAACTGGAAAAGGAAGAAAAATCTGGACTCAAAGGTATTGAAATCCGTGAAAGTGCCAAGCAACTAGGTAAGGATGATTTTCTGAAATTATTGATTACCCAATTGTCTTCTCAGGATCCTACATCTCCAATGAAAGACCAAGATTTTATTGCACAGATGGCTCAATTTTCATCGCTCGAACAGATGAAAAATATTTCTTCCGGAATTTCACGAATGGAAGCTAAGCAAGCATACAGCGTTGTTGGGAAATTGATTTCTGGCCCAGACTTAGTTACAGGTGATGATGTTGTAGGAATTGCTGCGGCAATTTTCTTTGATGGCGAGGGCAAAACGTACGCTCGAGTCAATGGAAGAACAGTTGATATAGAAAAAATAAACCTTATTAGTGATCCAACTCTTATGGAGAATGGAGGACAGAAGCAAGCGCCTCAAGGAATTCCATCCAATCAAGAACCGAATGTTATTCCTTCGAATCAAGCTGCTCCAGTTAATCCATCTAATCAGATGCAGAATCCTAATCCTGCTAATCAATCATCGAGCGAAGCTCTATCTAGCCCAGCCAATTCTATTGCACAGGACAATTTGTCCGAACAAGAATTGAATCCAATGAATCCTAAAAAGCAAGATAGCACAACGGAAGAATTTCTCCGCAATTCTATAAATTCCAATACAAATAAAAATTTTCCTGCAGGTAATGTAGGAGATGAAAGTATACCAGGTTATCGACCGTTAGCTGGGAAAAATATTCCCTATCAAGATTAAGTTTTTTGTAAATATGACGATTTTTATGTTAAGAGTAAGAGGGTATAAATTATGATGAGGTCACTGTATTCCGGAGTTTCCGGATTGAAAAACCATCAAGTGCGCATGGATGTGATTGGAAATAATATTTCCAATGTTAACACACATGGTTTTAAGACCGAAAGGGTAACCTTTCAAGATATGATCTCTCAAGAGTTATCTGGCGCATCTGAGCCAAAAGATAATATTGGTGGAATCAATCCTAAACAAGTAGGTTTGGGATCGCTGATCGCAGCTATTGATAAAATCATGACACAGGGTTCACTACAAACAACCGGCAAGAATACGGATGTTGCAATATCTGGTGAAGGGTTCTTTGTCGTTAAGAACGGTGATAAAGAATTCTATACAAGAGCGGGCGCCTTCAACGTTGACAAGAACGGATACTATGTCAACCCAGCAACTGGTGTAAAAGTACAAGGTTGGAATGCAAGACGTGATGAAGATGGAAACAAATTCATTAACACAGCATCCTCTGTTGAAGATATAGTTATTCCTCTATATTCTAAAGAGCCTGCTAAAGCTACAACCAATGTGGATTTTCAATCCAACTTGAATGCAGCAGCACTTGCAGTTCCTCCGGATGCAACGGATGAAGAAATTCAAAAGTATATCAATGATCCTGATCCAAATAAGAGAAGAGGTCATTTAACTTCTATTAAAGTTTATGATGACCAAGGAAATACACGTCAATTAGAAGTAACTCTTTGGAAAGTTAGAGAAAATACTTGGAAAGCAAAATTCAATGTTTCTGACTCAAGCCAACTGTCCATTGATGTGAAGGGAACTGGCGGCGAGAATACTCAGATTCCTGGCAATGTGGAACTTGAGCTTGGCTTTAGTCCAGACGGACGAATTGTATCCGTTTCTGACGGAGTCGATAGTATGGCTGCAGGCAAGTTGAATGCTCAAGTAACAATGAGAATTGATGGCAATCCAACTCCTCAATCTTTTACAATGAATTTTGGTGATGCAGGTCTTGTGAACGGAGTAACTCAGTACTCAAGTGATTTTACAACGAAAGCTGTGAACCAAGATGGATATCCAATGGGTTATATGGAAGCTTTCTCCATTGACGACACTGGAACTGTGACTGGAGTATTCTCAAATGGCGTGCGTCAACCTCTTGCGACAATCGCAATGGCAACTTTTACTAACCCAGCGGGTTTGAATAAAGTTGGGGACACAATGTTCAGCTATTCTCTAAACTCTGGTGAAGCGAATATTGGTGAAGCGGGACTTGCAGGAAAAGGCAAAATCAATGCAGGTCTTTTAGAAATGTCGAATGTGGATCTATCCGATCAATTCACTGATATGATCGTTACCCAGAGAGGCTTTCAAGCCAATTCCAGAACCATTGTAACATCTGACCAGATGATTCAAGAAGTTCTAGGTCTCAAAAGGTAAGCTTTAAAAATTCTTGATGCCTAAAACGCTTCCAGGAAGCTGGAAGCGTTGGAAACTCGCAAAAAAATCTTTCTCATAACAATCCTTGCTCTAGGGATTCTTATCTTCATTCTCCCCTTAGCTTTTGGGAATCCTTTCAATCAATCCTTTCAGCGAATTGGTTTTATCAATTATAATTCTAATGAGTCTAGTTTTTCTAGGAAAGAAATTTCTGATTCTTTAGATAACGATTTTTCTTTTAAAGAAAGACCAATTACAGTAGCTATCTACCCGATCGATATTCAAGCGATTCCTTTAGATGCATTCGCAATTGGAATTCAGGATATATGGTCATCCTGGATGATGACAAGTCCATCTTTGGTTTACATCAATTCGAAATCTCATCCGATTGCAGAAGAAATTACTAAGCCTTTAGCATCCATGCGTATTTTTGCAAGGAGCTTGAATGTTGACTATTTGTACTCAGCAAAGCTCAATTTAGTAGACGGTAAACTTTTTATCACACCCATTCTTTACGACCGGGCGGATGATTTGATTCTAAAAGGCAAAACAGTTTTTCTTGCTGAAGACAATCTCTATGAATCAATTCTCGATTCTTTATTTGGTTTATACAACTTAACATCTTCGAATCTAAAAACCAAAAACGCAATCACTTCGATTGAACCAGGTGATCTTGTTTTTGAAAGATACAATCCGTCCGCAGATAGTTTGATTCTATATTTCAAAATGCTTCAAAAAATTGAAAATGCAAAATCTCAATCCCTTTCAGATTGGGAAGATCTAGCAAAAAGAGAACCATTCTTTTGGAATCCATGGTCGTATTATATAAAGGTTCGATTTGCTGGAAAAGAAGAATCATATGATGCGAAGTATTTTCTTGAGAATTTAGGTAAAAAAGGATCAAAACAGTTCCACTTTCAATTAGCTAATATCTCCAGTGAATATGCGGAAATTTGTTTAAAAAAGAATAACCGCTACCAAGTAGTTGGATTATTAGACCTTGCAAGAAGTTTTTACTTATCGTCGGCGAAGACCTATACATTAGAATATGCAAATTTTCTAAGAATCTCAAGCCTGTATTCTCTAATCGAAAAGAACCCAACGGCTGCAAGACTTGATTTATTGAATGCTCAAGAAATCTATACTAGACTTGGACAGAAAAATCATCCATATTATATCAGCAACCAATTCCAGTTGGCTCAATTGTATAGGGAAAATGGACAATCTGCACTTGCAATCATCGAGTTGGAAGATGCACTCAATTCTTCACAGATTAGTCAAAATAGTGAAATACAAAATTCTTACTTTATCTATGCACAGGCGCTATACAATCTTGGAACTCTGAATCTAGAACTCAATCGAGCGAAGGAAGCCGAATCTCGCTTTCTAAAACTGATTGGAATACTACAAGACAATGGTCAAGCAAACTCCGATTTGATGCTTGCTACTCGAGTGAATCTTGGTGCAACATATATAAAGCAGAGATTATGGAATCAGGTGATTTTAAACGGGCTTAAGTTGGATACTGATTTGAAGATACTGGGTCTAGACAAGTCGGATTACGATTCTAAGAATCTCTACAACCTAGCAATGGGTTATGGAATTAAGCAAGCGACTGAAACTGCAAAATTGTACTACGATAGCTATTCTAAAATTACACCATATTCTAAAATTCGACCATATTCAACTATAGCAAATCTTGTGAACTATTCGAATCTACTAAATGGTTCTCAAGAAGTTTTGAATCTGGAAAGCCTAGAACCTGAAACGTTTGAGACAAAAAATACCTATTCAATACCATCGCAAGATATATTGACTGAACCAGAATTGACGCTTCTCCGTTCGTTTACTGGGAAGTATCGAATAGGTGGGCAGACTCAAGAAATTCGTGCAAGAACTTATTCAGATCGGCTAGAAGACCATGATATATTTTTATCGATGCTTCTCGGTAAGAAACAATCAACATCGCCTGAGATGACTCAATTGAAAAAGCTTTTAAAAATCCAACCTAAGCACCGAACCGGAGAAGATATTGTATTTATAGATATTGGACCTGCTTTAGGAAACTTGACTCAACCTGCCATTACATCAATAAGCCTTGCTCGATTGTTTCCAAATATGAATATGGTGTTACTCGAATTACCAGAAGAAGTCAATTTCTTTTTTACAAAAACGGAACAAACGGCAAGAGACAATCTATTAGCATATGATAATATCCGAATCATATCGGGTGATGGTGTAACTCCTCTTAAGAATTGGTTTGCATCTCCTAAAGGTTGGGTGTTGGAGAATCGAAGCATTCCGAAAATAACCAATAAACTAATAATCCTAAGAGCTGCAAATTCGATCGATATTTATGAGCCATTCTCCAAGGTTTATCCTTTTCTCGAATCGATTGTAAAAGATTATTCGGATGAAACTGTAATTTTATTTTTTAACAGAACCATTCTGGTTAAGCCTAAATATTTAAACCGATTTATGATAGTCGGTTCTCAATCACTTCGTGGTTTCTATCACAACAGTCAGAGCTTGGATCGGCAAGGTGATCCACCTTATTGGTTGTCTTCAACTGCCCTTGGCAAAGGAGGATTCTAAATATGGATCCAATATCAAGTTTATACATTCTTCTTGGATTGATTGGTTCTGTAGTTTTTTACACTTATTGGCTTGAGTTTATCAATCGCTCGAACACTTATCCAAGAAATTGGATCATGCTTTATATTATGAATATTTTCTTGCATATGATAAAGGCAATTCTTATCGATGATAAGATTCTAGACTTAAATTTATTTCCTATTTTCGCTTATGCTAATATTAACTTTACAATATTTTTTGTCTTTGCTACAATATTTTTGTCAGATCGAAATTTATCCGTGCAAATTGTATTTCTAATATTGATCTCCATTGTAACTCAGCCTTTATTTTTTGATAAACTAGTTGATATAGATTCATTTGGAACTGCAAGAATCTTCTTTTCTCTAGGAAGTATGTTAGTTGTTGGAATTGTTTTTTTATACAAGTCTTTTGTGACAAATCTAACAATTTCAATAAATTCATCAGAAGATAAAAGTCAGCGACTCAAGGCAGAAATAGATTCTCCATTTAATGTAAGCAAATTGTCTAGCGCATCCATTTTTCTATTTTCTTATGGCTATCTTCCATTGGTTTTTTTGCAGATGGGTCTTGCTGATAATAATAACAATTATGAGATTGGTTGGATGGAAAATATCCGATCCTTGAGTGTGATCTTTATTATGAGCTTGTCTTCTGCATTTTTTGCATGGATAGTTGGTTGTTTCCAAGGCAAATCTAGATCCGATGAATTGGATTGGACGATCATAACAGGTGCGAACACTGGACTTGTGGTTGGCTGCTCCTTACCTATGCAGGCTCCCATTTGGTATTTAATTCTTTTTAGCATATTGATTGGAATGATTGTTGCTTTAATCTATTCAATTGTATTTAGAAAATTAGGAAATCCATTGCTTAGCTTTCAAGTCATTAGTTTGCTCTTAGGTGGAATGATTGGGTTTATGAGTTTGCCTTTGATCAATAATCCAGACCAAAGTTCTTATGAATTATTGATTTTTGTAATGGATCGAGTATATGTTTCTATTCTGATCATATTTGTTTCTGCAATTTTAACATGGATAGGAATCGGACTCGGAATTCTTATCGATAAGTTTCAATTTGGAATCGATCATAAAAATTCATAGCTTTGCTTGTAGGATTCAAAAAATATTTTTCTAAATTTCTGAATTTTTAAACATATAATTCATCTAATCTGTAGTTTATTATGCTCGAACCTACTTTTACTCAACGCCACTAAAAAGTGCAGTTATCAGTGATTTGAAATGGTTACCTCTTTCTTCAAAATTTTTGAATTGATCAAAGCTTGCACATGCTGGACTCAAAATCACTTGGTTCATCGATTCGGGATCTCTTGTCCATAGACTGCGGATTTGTATTAATGCTTCTGTCATTGTTTCGGGATAGCTCACTCTATTTCCGAGAATTTGAAAATCTTTTTTCCATTGGGTTCTTGCTTCACCATAAATATAAAAATGTCCAGGGATTTTTTGTAAAATGGAAACAAGATGTTCCATTGACTCACCTTTTGGTCTACCTCCTAATAAGAGATGCAAATTCCCATTTTTTAAATCATAATTTTCTAACCAAGCAAGCAAACTATGCAAGTTTGTTGATTTAGAATCGTTGATAAAATTCCATTGATTGGCTTTTAGAACTTTTTCAAATCGGTGATTGAGTCCTTGAAAAGTTTTGATCTGATCAGCAATTGATTCTGGATCTGCTGACATGGATTCGGCGAGCAGGATCGCTGCAGCTAAGTTTTCATAATTATGAGTTCCTTCTAAGCTAAATTCATGAAAAGAATACTCATAATTTCGGGTTCGTATGATTTTTTTCTCTAAATAAATGAAAGCATCGGAATCTGGATCGAAACCAAATTTCCATATTTTGCATTTGCAGTTTTCTAAGTAGGGAGATATCTGCAACCAAGTATCGTTTTTCGTTATTAAATGATGATCGGGATTATTCTGATCAACAATTTTTACCTTTGCTCGAATGTAGTTTTCCAAATTTCCATGTCTTTCAAGATGATCAGGCGCAATATTTAGAATCGCAGAAGATTCTAGATTTAGGGATTGGGAGTCTTCTAATTGATAGCTGGATAATTCCAAAACTACCATTTCATGATCGCTCAAGCATATTTCACTGAAGGCTTTACCAATATTTCCTCCAGGTACAACAGTCGGATAATTTGTTTTTAGAAGATGTGCTGTGAGGGCTGTTGTTGTAGATTTACCATCGGTGCCTGTAATTCCTAATATTCGATTTTTATAAAATGATTTCGCCAAATCAATTTCTGAGATGATAGAAATTCCTCTCTCTCTTGCAAGGACAAGCCAGGGATGTGATGGGGAAACTCCTGGGCTTTTTACAATTTTGTCCACATCTTCGGGCTTTAGAAGCTTACTTGCCAATTCTTCCGTATCAAGGACTGCGTTTTCAGCGGATCGATCAACTAGACTTGCCGAAAATCCTTTTTGAGACAGCAGATTGAGTGCTGCAAGTCCCGAGATTCCCCCACCGAGAACGAACGATTTTTTAATTTCTGTTTCCATGCAAATTTCCAAAAACTCTTGTTGACTACAGAATTCTATCTTTTTTAAATGTAACTAAATAAGCTTAAAGGTCCTAATAAATTGCTGAAACATAATACAACAAATGGAATTCTCGTAGTCTACCTTGAAGGCAGGCTTGATGTCTCGGTTGCAAACGAGGTGGAAGAGGGCTTGGCGGATCTAATTGACAATGGTGGACATACCAAAGTCCTTTTGAACATGAAAGATGTTGATTACATGTCTTCCTCTGGTTTTAGAGCGTGCATTTCCACTCTTCGTAAGCTCAACTCCAAAGATGGGGCTTTAAAGATCTGTAATATTAAGCCAGCTGTTAAGAGAATATTTGATGTAATCGAGCTGACATCTTTATTTGATATTTCCGAAACTGAAGAAGAAGCAATTTCTTCTTTCTAAATAGGTTCACCCACAACGAATCCTATACTTCATAAGATTGTAGAAACGAAAAAATCTGAGATACAGAGAATATCTATCTCAGATTTGCCACTAGCCCCAAAACCCATTTCCGATTTTTCAAAAAGTCTTAGGACAGGCGGATTCCCTGCGATTATTGCAGAATGCAAGAAAATGAGTCCTTCGGCTGGAATCATTCGAGAGGATTATGATCCTGTATCTATTGCGAAGATTTATGAAAAATCTGGTGCTCGTGCAATTTCAGTTTTAACGGACAATTTGTATTTTGGCGGGTCACTGCAAGACCTGCAGGACGTCGCAAATGCTGTAAATCTTCCGGTAATTCGGAAAGACTTCATCATTGACAAAAGCCAGATCTTAGAAGCTCGAGCTTACTCTGCTTCGGCAATTCTTTTGATTGTACGCATTTTGACAGAAGCCCAATTGCAAGAACTTTACGATTACAGTATGTCACTTGGTATGGGCGTACTCGTCGAAACTCACAATCGTGAAGAGGTTGAGACTGCTCTTCGAATTGGAGCAGATGTGATAGGAATCAATACCCGAGATCTGGATCATTTTAAAATTTATCCAAAATTGATTGAAGAACTATCAGATCTTATACCCAAAGAAAAAATTCGTATTGGTGAGTCAGGTATTCACAATCGTTCAGATTGGGAGAACCTTCAAGGTAAAGTTGATGGATTTCTTGTTGGATCTTATTTTATGAAATCACCTGATATTGAAAAAGCTTACAAAGATTTGTTTCTTTAGTGATAATTTCTTTCGAGAAATCCTATTCATTCTTATTAAACCAAACTATCCAGAATCACTCTAAATTTTTATATGCATTCAAATGATTATTCAAAGTAAATTTTCTACGAATTAAAATAAGTACAATCAATCCGAAACAAGAAAGTGCAATTGAAGCTGGA of Leptospira sp. GIMC2001 contains these proteins:
- a CDS encoding nuclease-related domain-containing DEAD/DEAH box helicase; the encoded protein is MIFPEYYPKNTKDFSNESVFHARFKKEMGREAIVYYSVKFITPDVPMREIDFIVVTPKLILCIELKNGKWRYRDSTWKFYNRRSKNWEEQENKPYKGPVDQIRSGRKILGEFLNNHNSFEDPVPDAYFKSCIFFLKNDPSDFPVPDKEKEFFVGKSKLKNKNLTMREIIKDLEDPNLPPLSQEQMKNVNEIIQVNLNFVEDFDSRLNSQQKKLIALTHEQFELLSRRKKFSRTIVLGIPGSGKTIVALEQARRLELERIKTVFITGNTYLANRFSRFRDWRFVHFINENNFDTLTKKSEFLILDSTEEYLNQDFISKLDSILKGGMSAGKWLLFGDFYKSIDILKYKEALTQLKGIADREVVWKENIRTPRKVYEQACILGRKEVIPSLLPDITGIHYVTIESEEEIFQKLSWSIQYGLRELDLEQEEIVILSLNPDLTKKIIDYYDSTKNGQPLVIAYNGNHHINRSHSGNSSVRIADLHEFHGREARFVILIGISDFNDPAYFESYYDALTRTTSVCSIIFPEKLREQLVTLFKKKNN
- a CDS encoding flagellar hook-length control protein FliK, whose protein sequence is MNLGHISTKHQEDNYKILNEVSAAAEIENLPLRREESPFLQILTSNRKESFDPLSSQFDTLKNATKAQLNQETAWKPLSSGSDDPYSFEARQAANTSYGNNYSSYEPIGKSADNSTLSNDIANDYPGYKSSDSNNEIVDSEDWNASLENEKVDENSDSESFTTQDKSESTKNTIGASDKEINEESAMEVQGGNTDISWMSMILNSLGIKNSGSESSQKQTTSDSEIKIETSKLDSESQKKSNANLEKNSQEEKLATNKEVSNELKSFEKKILTSSDLMEKIQRSKEMISSKSKSEKNDVDSKDSIALQSKEILSQDLDEKTNSSKIKQDKNAQSNPNSIIKNENLTENSDKNVSDGKSSQARNILTNEKDNKNIADRPERLEFTKEVNKWDIQKEKNIQSEKSSANTNNLKDGLESITNSQTSSKGDGNRDDSNFQQKSDFMKTMLSKKADESNPLAERFSKDEIKENMNRLVEKAKIQIISQGKSQAEIRMNPQDLGRMILKINVNQDKVEGRILVDSEAVKAALQSDMSGLKEELRNQGLNLLSLSIDVDLGSQADFGGNKEAMKFGEEWIRKSNEEKIELYEPNARYVDPNSLLDIVA
- a CDS encoding flagellar hook capping FlgD N-terminal domain-containing protein, whose protein sequence is MPNVESARNQYLNSDRNINIQDHLNKLEKEEKSGLKGIEIRESAKQLGKDDFLKLLITQLSSQDPTSPMKDQDFIAQMAQFSSLEQMKNISSGISRMEAKQAYSVVGKLISGPDLVTGDDVVGIAAAIFFDGEGKTYARVNGRTVDIEKINLISDPTLMENGGQKQAPQGIPSNQEPNVIPSNQAAPVNPSNQMQNPNPANQSSSEALSSPANSIAQDNLSEQELNPMNPKKQDSTTEEFLRNSINSNTNKNFPAGNVGDESIPGYRPLAGKNIPYQD
- the flgE gene encoding flagellar hook protein FlgE, whose product is MMRSLYSGVSGLKNHQVRMDVIGNNISNVNTHGFKTERVTFQDMISQELSGASEPKDNIGGINPKQVGLGSLIAAIDKIMTQGSLQTTGKNTDVAISGEGFFVVKNGDKEFYTRAGAFNVDKNGYYVNPATGVKVQGWNARRDEDGNKFINTASSVEDIVIPLYSKEPAKATTNVDFQSNLNAAALAVPPDATDEEIQKYINDPDPNKRRGHLTSIKVYDDQGNTRQLEVTLWKVRENTWKAKFNVSDSSQLSIDVKGTGGENTQIPGNVELELGFSPDGRIVSVSDGVDSMAAGKLNAQVTMRIDGNPTPQSFTMNFGDAGLVNGVTQYSSDFTTKAVNQDGYPMGYMEAFSIDDTGTVTGVFSNGVRQPLATIAMATFTNPAGLNKVGDTMFSYSLNSGEANIGEAGLAGKGKINAGLLEMSNVDLSDQFTDMIVTQRGFQANSRTIVTSDQMIQEVLGLKR
- a CDS encoding tetratricopeptide repeat protein; translated protein: METRKKIFLITILALGILIFILPLAFGNPFNQSFQRIGFINYNSNESSFSRKEISDSLDNDFSFKERPITVAIYPIDIQAIPLDAFAIGIQDIWSSWMMTSPSLVYINSKSHPIAEEITKPLASMRIFARSLNVDYLYSAKLNLVDGKLFITPILYDRADDLILKGKTVFLAEDNLYESILDSLFGLYNLTSSNLKTKNAITSIEPGDLVFERYNPSADSLILYFKMLQKIENAKSQSLSDWEDLAKREPFFWNPWSYYIKVRFAGKEESYDAKYFLENLGKKGSKQFHFQLANISSEYAEICLKKNNRYQVVGLLDLARSFYLSSAKTYTLEYANFLRISSLYSLIEKNPTAARLDLLNAQEIYTRLGQKNHPYYISNQFQLAQLYRENGQSALAIIELEDALNSSQISQNSEIQNSYFIYAQALYNLGTLNLELNRAKEAESRFLKLIGILQDNGQANSDLMLATRVNLGATYIKQRLWNQVILNGLKLDTDLKILGLDKSDYDSKNLYNLAMGYGIKQATETAKLYYDSYSKITPYSKIRPYSTIANLVNYSNLLNGSQEVLNLESLEPETFETKNTYSIPSQDILTEPELTLLRSFTGKYRIGGQTQEIRARTYSDRLEDHDIFLSMLLGKKQSTSPEMTQLKKLLKIQPKHRTGEDIVFIDIGPALGNLTQPAITSISLARLFPNMNMVLLELPEEVNFFFTKTEQTARDNLLAYDNIRIISGDGVTPLKNWFASPKGWVLENRSIPKITNKLIILRAANSIDIYEPFSKVYPFLESIVKDYSDETVILFFNRTILVKPKYLNRFMIVGSQSLRGFYHNSQSLDRQGDPPYWLSSTALGKGGF
- the murD gene encoding UDP-N-acetylmuramoyl-L-alanine--D-glutamate ligase produces the protein METEIKKSFVLGGGISGLAALNLLSQKGFSASLVDRSAENAVLDTEELASKLLKPEDVDKIVKSPGVSPSHPWLVLARERGISIISEIDLAKSFYKNRILGITGTDGKSTTTALTAHLLKTNYPTVVPGGNIGKAFSEICLSDHEMVVLELSSYQLEDSQSLNLESSAILNIAPDHLERHGNLENYIRAKVKIVDQNNPDHHLITKNDTWLQISPYLENCKCKIWKFGFDPDSDAFIYLEKKIIRTRNYEYSFHEFSLEGTHNYENLAAAILLAESMSADPESIADQIKTFQGLNHRFEKVLKANQWNFINDSKSTNLHSLLAWLENYDLKNGNLHLLLGGRPKGESMEHLVSILQKIPGHFYIYGEARTQWKKDFQILGNRVSYPETMTEALIQIRSLWTRDPESMNQVILSPACASFDQFKNFEERGNHFKSLITALFSGVE
- a CDS encoding STAS domain-containing protein; amino-acid sequence: MLKHNTTNGILVVYLEGRLDVSVANEVEEGLADLIDNGGHTKVLLNMKDVDYMSSSGFRACISTLRKLNSKDGALKICNIKPAVKRIFDVIELTSLFDISETEEEAISSF